CACAGTAAAGCCACACTTTGGACAAGCATAATACTCAGAAAAGTTAAGCATTTCACCGCCAATTACATCAACATTCATGTAGCCATCTGACAAACGAAGTGCAGCTTCAACAGAATCAAATAAGCGAGACTTAATGCTATCCTTAACAATCAAACGGTCAACGACAATATCGATTGAGTGGCGCTTGTTCTTAGCTAATTCAAAATCCTCACCAATTTCGTGCATCTCACCATCAACAATTACACGAACATATCCTGCACGTTGTACTCGCTTAAATACTTCCTTGTGTTCTCCACGCTTAGCACGAATAACTGGCGCTAAAATTTGAATTTTCGTTCTTTCTGGTAAAGCCATCACTCGGTCAACCATCTGATCAACTGATTGTCGTTGAATCAGCGTCCCATCATTAGGACAAATTGGATGGCCTACTCTGGCCCAAAGCAAACGTAAATAATCATTAATCTCAGTGACGGTCCCAACTGTTGACCGTGGATTATGTGACGTTGTTTTTTGATCAATTGAAATTGCTGGATTTAAACCATCAATTGAATCCACATCTGGTTTATCCATTTGCCCCAAAAACTGTCTAGCATAACTAGAAAGTGATTGCACATAACGTCTACGCCCTTCTGCATAAAGCGTATCAAAGGCTAAAGAACTTTTACCTGAACCAGATAAGCCAGTAATAACTACTAACTTATCCTTAGGAATAGTTAAATTAATGTCTTTTAAATTATGTTCACGTGCTCCGCGAATAACGATCTTATCATTTGCCATTAAAATTCTTTCCTTTTCTTGTCTTCGGTTTTCTTGATGATTTTTGCAATTCCATAATTGCATCCCGCAAGTTAGCAGCTTCTTCAAAGTCAAGCTTCTTAGCTGCTTCTTGCATTTGCTCTTGCAAGTTGCTAATCATTGTCTTCTTTTGCTTAGCCGTCAATTCATCAAAATTAAGATCTGCAAAACTATCAGATTTTTCTTCTTTTTCACTCGACGGTTTAGTAATCGAAATTACGTCTTGAATCGGCTTAATGATTGTCTTAGGCGTTATGCCATGCTCCTTGTTAAATTCCATCTGAATTTTACGCCGACGCTTGGTAGCTTTAATCGCTGCTCTCATGGAATCAGTAATCGTATCAGCATACATGATTACTTCACCATTGGCATTACGGGCGGCCCGTCCCATAGTCTGAACCAGCGGCCGATATGCTCTCAAGAAGCCTTCCTTATCTGCATCCAGAATTGCTACCAGTGAAACTTCCGGTACATCGATTCCTTCCCGCAACAGGTTAATTCCAATTAAGACATCGAACTTACCTAACCGTAAGTCACGCAAAATTTGCATTCTTTCCAGCGTCTTAATATCAGAGTGCAAATAACGTACTTTAATTCCTAAGTCCTTCAAATAATCGGTTAAGTCTTCCGCCATTTTTTTGGTCAAAGTAGTAACAAAGACTCGTTCATGACGGTCAATCCGTTTATTAATTTCGCCAACTAAATCATCAATTTGCCCCTCAATTGGCCTTACTTCAATCTTGGGATCAAGCAATCCGGTTGGTCGAATAATTTGTTCAACCTTATGATCTGTTCGTTCAAGTTCATAATCACCTGGGGTAGCTGAGACATACAAAATTTGATTAACATGCTTTTCAAATTCGGATAGCTTTAATGGACGGTTATCAAGTGCAGATGGCAAACGGAAACCATAGTCAATCAAGGTTTGCTTACGATTACGGTCACCATTGTACATTGCTCTAATTTCAGGCATAGTAGCATGTGATTCGTCAATTAAAATTAAGAAATCATCTGGGAAGAAGTCCAACAAAGTATACGGTGGCTCTCCTGCTTTTCGTCCTTCCATATGCCTTGAATAGTTTTCAATTCCGTTGGTATAGCCAACTTCACCCATCATTTCCATATCATAGGTAGTACGTTGCTTGATTCTTTCAGCTTCAAGCAATTTGCCTTCGCCTTCGAACTTTTTAACCTGCAATTTCATCTCTTTAGAAATTGCTCCCAAAGCTCGCCGCAATTGCTCGTCATTGGTCATAAAGTGCGTAGCTGGGAAAAGCGAAATACTCTCACGCTCACCGATCACCTCACCGGTTAACGAATCAACTTCAACAATGCGATCAATTTCATCACCAAAGAATTCAATTCGATAAGCATGATTAGAATTGCCGGCTGGAAAGACCTCAACTACATCCCCGCGGACCCGAAAACGACCGCGTTGAAAGTCAATATCATTACGATCATATTGAATATTTACCAAATCACGCAACAAGGTATTACGGTCATATTCTTCGCCTTCATGGATCATCAAGACACTGCGCGCATACTCTTTAGGATCACCCAAACCATAGATACAAGAAACCGAAGCAACAACTACTACGTCATTACGCTCCATTAAAGCTGAGGTAGTAGCATGCCGCAACTGATCAATTTCATCATTGATTGCCGAATCCTTTTCAATATAAGTGTCTGATTGTGGAACGTAAGCTTCTGGCTGATAATAATCATAGTATGAAACAAAATATTCAACTGCATTATTAGGAAAGAAACTTTTAAACTCACCATATAGCTGCCCTACCAAGGTCTTATTATGCGTAATAACTAATGTAGGCTTATTCAGCTTAGCAATAATATTGGCCATGGTGAAAGTTTTCCCAGTACCAGTTGCACCTTCCAGAATCTGTTCTTTATATCCTTTTTTAAATCCAGCAGTCAGTTTATCAATAGCTTGCTCTTGATCACCGGCTGGTTTAAACTTTGATACTAATTCAAATTTGCGATTTTTTTGTCGTTTAATCATAAAAAACTCCTCAAGAAAAAAGTTGGACAAGCATAGTCCAACTTTTTAATTAGTATCTATATTTTACTACCGCGAACGTGCTTTCGCACGAAAAATGCTTAATTATTTAAGTAAATCTGCTAAAGCCTTTTGATAATCTTCAGCTGCCTTTTCTGCAGTAGCAATGTCTTTTTTGTTTACACCAACATAGGCCTTAATTACTGGTTCAGTACCTGATGGGCGAAGTGCTACCCAGGTTTCATCATCTAAGAAGTACTTCAACACATTAGATTCTGGGAACCCTTCTAATGGTGTCTTCTTACCATTTTCAATAGTTTCTTTTTGCAAGAAATCTTGAATCTTAAGCACTTTACTACCGCCGATTTCGGTTAAGTGCTCATTACGCAACTTGCTCATTAATTCGGCCATCTTCTTTTGACCACCAATACCTGGCATTTCAATTGCACGGGTAATTTCATAAGCAACGCCATACTTTTGCCAAATTTCTTGCAAACCATCAAAGACAGTCATCCCACGTGAAGCATAGTATGAAGCAACTTCGGCAAACATCAATGCACCCTGCATGGCATCCTTATCACGAGCAAATGGTTTAAACAAATAGCCATAGCTTTCTTCAAAGCCCATCAAGAACTTAGCATCACCAGCTTTATTCATCCGGTCAACTTCTTCACCAATGTACTTAAAGCCCGTCAAAACATGCTTAGTCTTAATACCAAAGTCCTCTGCAATCTTAAATGGCAAAGCACTAGAAACAACTGAAGTAACGATCTCATAATCAGGGGTTAATTGACCATTTTCCTTCATATGAGCCAATAGGTAGTAAGCCATCAAAGTAGCAATTTGGTTACCAGTCAAAACTTGGAAATCACCATCAGTTTTTCTAACTGCTGCACCCATTCTATCAGCATCCGGGTCAGTAGCAATAATGACATTAGCATTTACCTTATTTGCCAACTTAAAACCAGGTTCAAAAACATCACGGTATTCTGGATTAGGCTTAATTGTGGTTGGAAATTCTGGATCAATGATTGATTGACTTGGCACAGGAATCACATTATCAAAGCCGCCTTGTCTGAAAGCACGATCATAAAGCATCTTGCCTGTACCATGAAGTGGAGTATAAATGATCTTTAACTTGTCAGCGTTGGCCTTAACCATCTCTGGATCAACAGTTACTTGCTTCAATTCATTCAAGTAATCTTCATCAACATCTTCACCTATTAACTGCAAGGTGCCATTAGCACGCAATTCTTTTACTGGTGCAGCCTTGACAGCAAAAATATCAGTTACTTTTTGAGCATAAGCAAAAAGTCGATCTGCATTATCTGGTGCCATTTGTGCACCATCTTCACCGTAAACTTTATAGCCATTGTATTGCTTAGCATTGTGTGAAGCAGTGATATTAATTCCAGCGAAAGTATGCAAATGACGTACTGCATATGAAAGTTCTGGTGTCGGTCTTAAATCATCAAATAAGTAAACATGAATTCCGTGTGCACCTAAAACTCTGGCAGCATGTTCTGCAAACTCTCTTGAGTGATATCTTGAATCAAAGGAAATAGCTACCCCACGCTTTTTAGCATCAGCACCATTTTCTTCAATTAAACGAGCTAAGCCTTCAGTTACTCGACCTACAGTAAACAAGTTAATCCGGTTGGTACCGGGTTCAAGACGACCACGCATCCCCGCAGTACCAAAATTAATATCCTGTCCAAAGGCATCTTCGATCCATTTTTCATCCTTGCCCAAAGTATTTAATTGATCTTTTAAATAATCTGGTAAATTAGTAGCTTTTTGCCATTCTGTATAAATTTCTTTAGCGTCCATCAATGTCCTCTATTCATTAAAAATCGGATTTCGAAACTGTCAAATCTTTTGTGTAAATAGATCTTTCTCGTAAATTGATTTTTTAATTATTTATTTAATCAAAGTAGGATTCTAAGGTGTCCTGAACCTGACCAAAGCCTTTATGAATTCGATTGAAATAACGGTCATTGTAGCTCATTGCCTGGATGCCAATAAATGCATCAAGCGACTGTTCAGTTGGAAATTCTGCCTTAGGCTTAGCTTTACGCTTGATGACGTTGTTAAAGGATTCAATCATATTGGTTGAATAAATTGAAGCTCTGATTTGTTTGGGATAATTGTAGAAGACTAGCAGATCGGGCTCAATTTCCTTCAAACCTTTGATGACATGGCTATAAGCTTTATTCCATTTGGCATAGAATTTGTGCAAGACAGCTGCAGCTTCTTTTTTGCTTGTCTGTTGATGTATCTGCTTGAATTCGTTCATGATCTTTTCACGATCGTCGACGCGTACTTTAGCGCAGATATTGCGCATGACATGAACCAGGCAGCGTTGAAAATGAGCTTTAGGATAAGTCCTGGCCAAGGCTGTTTTCATGCCAACAACACCATCAGAAAGAAAAAGCTCAACTTGCTTCAAGCCTCTGGACTTCATGTTTTGAAGCATCTCTGTCCAAACTTCAATGTTCTCACTAGGAGCAATGCAGTAGTCAATGACTTCCTTATGTCCATTAGGTTTAATGCCAATGGCAATATATACTGCTTCACGCTCAAACGTTTCTCGGCGCAAAGGAAGGTATGTCGCATCCAAATAGACACAGAAAAACTTGTCGCTTAGCTTGCGCTTGTGATAAGCCTCAATCTTGGGGAGCATCTGCTTGGAAATATTTGATACTTGAGCTGGACTATAATGACTGCCATACATTTTCTCAATCAAGTCAGCGATTTCTCTGGTAGTTACGCCTTTGGAGTATAGCTTGATAATCGTGCTTTCCAAAACATCAGAGTGCTGCTTGTAGTCAGGCAGCGTGTGCTGATGAAACTGACCGTTGCGGTCTCGAGGCACTTGCACTTCAATTGGTCCAAACTGGGTATCAACCTTGCGGAAATAAGCACCATTTCTAGAATTGCCAGTATTCCAGCCATTTCTGGCATAGGGATCATAGCCTAGAAAGGCAGTCAACTCAGCTTCTAGCAAGTTATTAACAGCCTGTTGTAGCTCTTTGCGCAATAAATCATTTATTTTGTCTGGATTGAATAGAGCTTGAGCAAAATCTTTGGTAAAATCATTCATGAAGGAGTTCTTCTTTCTGTATGTGTTTTTTTGTTCAAACCAATCATACGAGAAAGGAACTCCTTTTTCTAATGTTTAAAGAAATAAATTTAAGGAATCATTCATCCTTACACAAACTATTTTACAGTCTCCGGATTTCTAAAGCGCTTTCAAATTATTAACGATTTTCTATTATCTGCTATTAATTATAGAACTTATTAGTCATTAATTTAAGCTTTAGACAAAAAAAGACATGTCCAATACGAACATGTCTTAATGAAAAAACGAATAAATTTAATTTTTCTTGTCTTGTAAGTCTTGGTAGTAATTATATGCAGCTTGACCAGCTACACTACCTTCACCAACTGCATTAGCAATTTGGCGTAAATCTTTTTGACGAACATCACCTAAAGCAAAGATACCAGGCACCTTAGTTTCCATATGATCATCAGTTACAATCCAACCATGGTCATCCAAGATACCAAGATCCTTAAAAGGTTCAGTTTGTGGTAAAACACCCACGTAAATAAAGACACCAGCAACTGGAATTTCTTTTTCGGCACCAGTTTCCTTATCGCGGTACTTAACCCCTGTGACTTTCATGTCATCGCCTAAGATTTCTTCAGTTTGTGCATTCCAAATGAAATGCATCTTCTTGTTTGCAAATGCACGCTTTTGCAAAGTTGGTTGTGCTCGCAATTGATCACGGCGGTGAATAACTGTAACGCTCTTAGCTAATTGTGAAAGATAAATTCCTTCTTCAATTGCTGAATCACCACCACCGATGACAGCTACATCTTCATCTTTAAAGAAAGCGGCATCGCAGACGGCACAATATGAAACACCTTTGCCTGAATATTCTTCTTCTCCAGGCACATTCAAATGCTTATGATCTGAACCTGTAGCAATAATTACGATCGGTGCACGATACTCATTGCCATCATCAGTTTTAACTAACTTATCCTCGCCATCGAGTTCAACACTTTGTACGTTGCCATACTTATAATCTGGTTCAAACTTCATCATTGTGTCGTACATCTTTTGACTAAGTTCTGGACCTTTGATTTCAGAAAAACCAGGATAATTGTCGATAGCATCAGTATTGTTCATTTGACCGCCATAGGGACCGCGATCAAGAACAAGAATCTTTAAGTTAGCACGCGCAGCATATAAGCCAGCAGTCATTCCACCAGGACCTGCACCAATAATAATTACGTCGTATTTATCAGCCATAATCTATCCTTCTTTCTACTTACTTTTGATAAGTAAATAATACAATAGATTTACCTTCTTGCCAACTATTTTGCTTATCTTTTATAAACGAATTTCAGGCTTTGGTTCTCTACCCATCATTTTCTTAATTTCTGTATCAACATCAGCATCTTCATAAAGAACACGGTAGATTGCCTCTGAAATTGGCATATCAATGCCCTTTTCTTCACATAATTCGTGAACAGCTTTAACAGTAGTAGCGCCTTCGACAACTTGTCCCATATTTTTCAAAACGTAATCTAAAGTCTTGCCTTCGCCGATTTGTTTACCAGCACGCCAATTACGTGAGTTTACTGAAGTACAAGTTACAATTAAGTCACCAATACCTGACAAGCCTGAGAAGGTCATTGGCTTAGCACCAAAGTATTGCACACCCAAACGAGTGATTTCTGCTAAACCTCTAGTCATCAAGGCAGCTTTGGCGTCATCACCATATCCTTGGCCTACTAAAATACCTGCAGCAATCGCAATTACGTTCTTAACGGCACCACCAACTTCTACACCTACTAAATCATCGTTAGTGTAGAAACGAACGTAGTCATTGGAGAACAATTCTTGTACCCGCTTAGCATTTTCTTCATTAGTTGATGCACATGCAATCGCGGTTAAATCTTTTTGAGCAACATTTTCTGCGTGACTAGGACCTGAAATTGCAACAATCTTATCTTCATCATCTGGATAAATTTCTTCAGTTAAAATTTCAGAAATAAGCTTCTTACTGCCTGGTTCAATCCCTTTAGTTGCAGTAACTAACAGTGGCTTAGCACCCGTCTTATCTAAAACCTTGCGTACGTTTTTAGCAACGATTCTAACTGCCTTAGTTGGCAAAACAAATAAAACAAGTTCTGCCCCATCAAGAGCTGCTTCCAAATCACCAGTAGCCTTGGTATTCTCATTTAATTTCCAATCCTTCATATAATGGCTATTGGTGTGGTGAGCGTTAATTTCTTCATTAACACTATCAATGTTACCGTAAAGAGTTACATCGTTACCATTATCGGCTAACATTGAACCCAATACTGAACCCCATGAACCATTACCTAAAACTGCAATCTTTATCATTTTTTCTCTCAAACTTTCTAATTAAAATCTTTTATTAATTCTAATCTCTTGAATACGGGTATTTTAATCCACTACCATCCAAATACCATTTTGGCTTAACGACTTTCCGCCGATAAATCCATAAAATAATTGTAGCAATAAAGAGGATTAAACTTAATGCCTGTGATACTCGTATTATACCAAAAATATACAGACTATCTGTCCTCATTCCTTCAACGAAGAACCTTACTACACTATACCAAAGAAGATAGGTCATGAAAACTTCTCCCTGCTTGAAGAGATGTTTTTTATGACGCAAGGATAGAATTAAGATTAAGCCAATCAAATTAAAAAATGATTCGTACAAAAAAGTTGGTTGATAATACGTCCCACCTATTTTCATTTGCTCAATAATAAATTGTGGTAAGTGTAAGCTTTGTAAAAAATGAAGAGTAGTTGGTGCGCCGTGCGCCTCTTGATTAACAAAATTACCCCAGCGCCCCAAAATCTGAGCTGCCATGACTCCAGGAGCAATGATATCCAGCATTAAAAATGGAGGTAGCATTCGTTTATAACAGAAAATCAACAGCACAATTAAGCCGGCAATTAAACCACCATAAATCGCAATCCCACCATTCCAAATCGCAATAATTTGCTCGGGATGCTGTGAATAATAACCCCATTCAAAAATCACATAATAAATACGTGCTCCAACATACCCTAACGGTACTGCCCACAATAGCAAATCGACAAAATCATCTGGAATAATTTGACGTTTTTTTCCTTCGTTAATCGCCATCCAGCAAGCTAACACAATGGCTACTGCCATAATGATGCCATACCATTTGACACTTAAATTCCCTAAATGAAAGGCCACCGGATTAATTACTAAATTAGTCATTATGCGGCACCTTATTCGTATCTTCTTTTGAGTGCTCTGAAATCAGACTAGTCAAATTATTATCAAAAGTTTGAGTTGCATCATAGCCCATCTTCTTAGCTCTGAAGTTCATCGCTGCAACTTCAATAATAATTTCAATATTGCGTCCAACCTTAACTGGAATATTAACCTGTGGAATTGGTACATTGCAGATTTCACGCGTATTTTCTTGAAAACCTAGGCGATCATAATTAGCTTTTGGATCCCAATTAACCAAATTAATTACCAGTTGGATTTCCGTTCTATTTTTTACGGCACCGGCACCAAATAAATTCATCACATCAATAATGCCAATTCCTCTGATCTCCATTAAGTGCTTTAAGATCTTTGGTGCTTCACCCACAACGGTATTATGGTCTTTTTGAAAAGCATCTACTCGATCATCCGCAATTAATCTGTGTCCTCTTTGAACTAATCCCAAAGCAGTTTCAGACTTACCAACACCAGATGCACCAGTTAACAGCACACCCATCCCTTTGATTTCAACTAAAACACCATGAATGCTGGTTCTTTTGGCTAAACGAGCACGCAAGTATTCAGTTAAAATACTGGATATATAGGTAGTTGACTCTCTTGTACGCAAAATTGGGATTTTGTGTTCCTCTGCTGCCGTAGTTAATTCTTCCGGTACAGGCAAAGATCGAGAAATCAAAAAACACGGTGTAGCCTTAGTACACATTTTGTTAAAGACATGCATTCTAATATCATGGTCCAAGCGTGCCGCATATGAAATTTCTGTCCGACCCAATAACTGAATTCGTTGCGCAGGATAAAAATCAAAATAACCAGTTAATTCTAATCCAGGGCGATAAATATCAGAAACATAAATTTCTTCATCTTTGATATATTCCTGTCCTTGGTAAACTTCAAGGATACTCTGATTGTCCTGGATCAATTTGCTTAATCTAACTTCATCAGCCATATTAGGCCTCCTAACTATTTATCAATATCTTTAGTGGTGACATTTCTAGCTTTTTTTCTTGGTCTAGGACCAGAAGTACTAGTAGCCTTAAACCACTCACGATAACTTCCACTACTTGGCATATTATCTTGATTTTTCCTTCCAGTAAACCGATAAATAAGCCAAATGATTAAAATCGCAATTACAGCTACTGGTAAAAGTAAAATAAATGCCTTAAATAGAACAAACAATAAACTTAAAATAATTAGCGCTACTAAAACAAGCGTTACAATTCCCATTAAACTCATTTTTTAACCTAATCTGGATTCTCTTGACTAAGCAACCACTGTAAATAGGAATAAATAAACGGTTGCAATTTTCCGTCCATTACTCCTTGAGCGTCAGCTGTTTCATGACCTGTCCGCAAATCTTTCACTAGGTTGTAAGGATGGAAAACATATGACCTAATTTGTGATCCCCAGCCAATCTCCTTTTGATCGCCTTTCAGAGCCTGCTTTTGCTTACGCTTTTTTTCTTCTTCTAAGTGAAAAAGCTTTGCTCTTAATTCATTCATCGCAGTTTCACGGTTTTGCAATTGTGAACGCTGTGCCTGAGACGTAGTCACAATTCCTGTTGGTAAGTGCGTAATTCTAACGGCACTAGAAGTTTTATTAATATGCTGCCCACCAGCACCACTAGAGCGGTAAACATCAATCCGTAAATCCTTAGGATCAATATCAATTTGAATACTGTCATCAACTTCTGGAATCACTTCTACAGAAGCAAATGATGTATGCCGTCTTTTAGCCGCATCAAATGGCGAAATTCTAACCAAACGATGGACACCATTTTCTGATTTAAGCATTCCGTAAGCATTTTTACCTACAATTCGCGCACTAACGCTCTTCAGCCCAGCTTCTTCACCAGGCTCATAATCGTTGATTTCAAATTTAAAACCAGCTGTATCACAATAACGTTGATACATTCTTAGAAGCATCTGTCCCCAGTCCATCGCTTCTGTACCGCCAGCACCAGGGTGAATTTCCATCAAAGCATTATGGCTATCATACTTACCCGACAAGAGCAGGTCTAACTCATAATTATGAAAATCTTCTTGCAGCGTAGCTAGATCCGCTTCAACTTCTTTTTGCAAGTCAGGATCTGGTTCTTCACGCAAAAGTTCAACCGCAGTAGTTTCGTCTTCGTAGCTAGTTTGCAATTTTAAAAATGAATCACGTTTTTCCTTTAATCGGTTGGTTTCACTAATTAATTTTTGCGCTTTTTCCTGGTTATTCCAAAAATCAGGCTGCGCCATCTTGTTTTCATTAATTTCGATGCTTTCATCAATCGCATCTAAGTCAAAGAGACCCCCTAAAGTGATTTAGACGTTTTTTTAGTTCATCTAACACACTTTGAATTTCACTAATTTCCATTTTTACCTACCATCTTTTATTTTATTGCAAAAAAAGGGAAGCTCTTAACTCCCCTTTTTCTTTATTAACGACTAAGATTTTGTCTAATTTCAGCCTTCATGAACAAACGAGTTACATCAAATTCAATATTTGAAATCATTTCTTCAAACATTCTGTAACCAGAATCTTGATATTCAACTAATGGGTTCAATTGACCGTATCCACGAAGACCAATTGATTGACGCAACTGATCCATTGCATCAATATGATCAGTCCAACGATCATCAACCACACGCAAGATAACTACCTTTTCAAATTCAAGCATTTGGCTAGGATCGCCTAAGGCCTTTTCCTTATCTTCGAAGTTTTGCTCAACAATGTCATAAAGCTTCTTCTTCAAATCTTCAACACTAATAGTCTTGAAGTCAATTGAGTCAGTTACCTTGTCTGAAGTCAAACTTGAGGAAATGAAATCGCGTAATGAGTCAAGACGCCATTCCTTGCGTTCACCTTGAGTAAACATTGCTACTTGGTGATCAATTGTTCTGTGAATCATTGGAATTAAAACATTCTTCAATGACTTATCAGCTTCAATGACCTGCATTCTTTCGCCGTAGATAATTTCACGTTGAATACGCATAACATCATCGTATTGCAAAGTTTGCTTACGAGTATCATAGTTATTACCTTCAACACGTTTTTGAGCAGATTCAACTTGGCGAGTAATCAAGCGACTTTCGATAACCTTATCATCATCATTATCTGATAAACGATCCAAGAAGTCCTTAACTCGATCACCACCAAAACGCTTCATCAAATCATCTTCAAGCGACAAGTAGAATCTGGTGTAACCTGGGTCACCCTGACGACCAGAACGACCACGAAGCTGGTTATCAATACGACGTGATTCGTGACGTTCAGTACCAATAACTGCCAGTCCACCAAGTTCCTTAACACCAG
This is a stretch of genomic DNA from Lactobacillus crispatus. It encodes these proteins:
- the prfB gene encoding peptide chain release factor 2 (programmed frameshift); protein product: MEISEIQSVLDELKKRLNHFRGSLDLDAIDESIEINENKMAQPDFWNNQEKAQKLISETNRLKEKRDSFLKLQTSYEDETTAVELLREEPDPDLQKEVEADLATLQEDFHNYELDLLLSGKYDSHNALMEIHPGAGGTEAMDWGQMLLRMYQRYCDTAGFKFEINDYEPGEEAGLKSVSARIVGKNAYGMLKSENGVHRLVRISPFDAAKRRHTSFASVEVIPEVDDSIQIDIDPKDLRIDVYRSSGAGGQHINKTSSAVRITHLPTGIVTTSQAQRSQLQNRETAMNELRAKLFHLEEEKKRKQKQALKGDQKEIGWGSQIRSYVFHPYNLVKDLRTGHETADAQGVMDGKLQPFIYSYLQWLLSQENPD